A single Vibrio sp. YMD68 DNA region contains:
- the hisS gene encoding histidine--tRNA ligase encodes MAKTIQAIRGMNDCLPTQSPLWHKVEGAVKSVISAYGYNEVRMPIVESTHLFSRAIGEVTDVVEKEMYTFEDRNGDSLTLRPEGTAGCVRAGIENGLLYNQEQRLWYMGPMFRHERPQKGRYRQFHQCGVEVFGLNGPDVDAELIMMTARLWRELGIDKHVRLELNSIGSLEARADYRTALIAYLEQHEDVLDDDCKRRMHTNPLRVLDTKNPDVQAILGDAPRLSEYLDDESTQHFSGLCELLDAAGIEYTVNDRLVRGLDYYNRTVFEWITESLGAQGTVCGGGRYDGLVEQLGGKSTPAVGFAMGLERLVLMMETLELTDVRRSVDVYMITSGEGTMMAGMKLAEQLREQVPGLRVMNHFGGGNFKKQFKRADKVGSAVALVLGENEVAENTVVFKDLLGGTQDTYSQVDVVAKLAELI; translated from the coding sequence GTGGCAAAAACTATTCAAGCAATTCGAGGCATGAACGATTGTCTCCCAACTCAATCTCCGCTTTGGCACAAAGTAGAAGGTGCTGTAAAAAGCGTCATCAGCGCTTATGGCTACAATGAAGTTCGTATGCCTATCGTAGAATCAACACACTTATTTAGCCGAGCTATTGGTGAAGTGACGGATGTTGTTGAAAAAGAGATGTACACATTTGAAGACCGCAACGGTGATAGCCTAACATTACGTCCAGAAGGAACGGCGGGTTGTGTTCGCGCTGGAATCGAAAATGGTTTGCTTTATAACCAAGAGCAACGTTTATGGTACATGGGACCTATGTTCCGCCATGAGCGCCCTCAGAAAGGACGTTATCGTCAATTCCACCAGTGTGGTGTCGAAGTCTTTGGTTTAAATGGCCCTGACGTTGATGCTGAACTCATTATGATGACGGCTCGTCTATGGCGAGAGTTAGGTATTGATAAGCATGTTCGCTTGGAACTTAATTCGATAGGATCTTTAGAAGCACGTGCTGACTACCGTACCGCCTTAATTGCGTATCTAGAGCAGCACGAAGATGTCTTGGATGACGACTGTAAACGACGCATGCACACTAATCCTTTAAGGGTTTTAGATACAAAAAATCCAGACGTTCAAGCTATTTTAGGTGATGCCCCTCGTTTATCCGAATACTTAGATGACGAATCAACGCAACATTTTTCTGGATTGTGTGAACTTCTTGATGCTGCAGGTATCGAATACACAGTCAATGACCGTTTAGTGCGTGGTCTGGATTACTACAATCGAACCGTATTTGAATGGATCACTGAAAGTTTAGGTGCGCAAGGTACCGTTTGTGGCGGTGGCCGTTATGATGGTCTTGTTGAGCAACTCGGTGGGAAATCAACACCTGCGGTTGGTTTTGCCATGGGCTTAGAGCGCTTGGTTCTGATGATGGAGACTCTCGAGCTTACCGACGTTCGTCGAAGTGTTGATGTCTACATGATTACCTCTGGTGAAGGTACGATGATGGCAGGAATGAAGCTTGCCGAACAACTTCGTGAGCAGGTACCAGGCCTTCGAGTGATGAATCATTTCGGCGGTGGCAATTTTAAAAAGCAGTTTAAGCGTGCAGATAAAGTTGGATCGGCTGTTGCACTGGTGCTGGGCGAAAACGAAGTTGCAGAAAATACGGTGGTATTTAAAGACTTACTTGGTGGGACCCAAGACACGTATTCACAAGTGGATGTTGTTGCTAAATTAGCAGAACTTATTTAA
- a CDS encoding YfgM family protein, which produces MEVYDTEEQQVEAIKDWWKENGKAVILGAVVGLGGLFGWRYYQDAALESKEQASEAYTEVITALLSQQSGSEDRVQSFIDENGKSEYSVLAALQLAKVQVEESQLDEALAQLEWAKANSNDEALKAVISYRIARIQAEQENYAGALSELTNITDANWSGRIAELRGDIELRQGNNDAAYAAYTEAQQSADASQTLQLKLDDLAK; this is translated from the coding sequence GTGGAAGTCTACGATACTGAAGAACAACAAGTAGAAGCGATTAAAGACTGGTGGAAAGAGAACGGCAAAGCCGTAATTTTAGGTGCAGTCGTTGGTCTTGGTGGTCTTTTTGGTTGGCGCTATTATCAAGATGCCGCTCTAGAAAGCAAAGAGCAAGCTTCGGAAGCTTATACCGAAGTCATCACTGCGTTGTTGAGCCAGCAGTCAGGCAGTGAAGATAGAGTTCAGAGCTTTATTGATGAGAATGGTAAATCTGAATACTCGGTGCTTGCAGCGCTTCAATTGGCAAAAGTTCAAGTCGAAGAGAGTCAATTGGATGAAGCATTGGCGCAATTAGAGTGGGCCAAAGCAAACAGCAATGATGAAGCGCTTAAAGCTGTGATTTCTTATCGTATTGCTCGCATTCAAGCAGAACAAGAAAACTACGCTGGTGCTCTCAGTGAATTGACGAACATTACGGATGCAAATTGGTCTGGTCGCATTGCCGAATTACGCGGTGATATTGAACTAAGACAAGGCAATAATGATGCGGCTTACGCAGCGTACACTGAAGCACAGCAATCGGCTGATGCAAGCCAAACATTACAGCTTAAGCTTGATGATCTCGCCAAGTAA
- the bamB gene encoding outer membrane protein assembly factor BamB produces the protein MKKLLSRVLLSAIAMGTLIGCASEEDTIIMAPVPLVNSEFTPDQQWSASIGKGVGHYFSKLSPEYAYDKVFVASRDGLVKALDSETGNTLWQTDLELEVSARLSGGIIAAYSQIYIGSENGELIALNAETGEQAWRVEVDGEVLARPVADSNMIIVNTSRGMLVAYDQATGEQKWTISTDVPNLTLRGDSTPVTVSGGVFWGTANGRLAAAIVERGQLIWQQPIGMPQGSTEIDRLVDVDSSPVIIGGTLYIVGFNGQLTSIDLQSGRPMWKRSYSSATDLATDGSRLYVVTDKDHLVAVDARSGTELWSNKKLEYRQLSAPVMINNHVVVGDSEGYLHWLNRSTGEFVAQQLIDDSGFAVGPVVTSDGYVLVTRNGDVKKLTINK, from the coding sequence ATGAAAAAATTACTCAGTAGGGTTCTTCTTTCTGCTATCGCTATGGGCACCCTTATCGGTTGTGCCAGTGAAGAAGACACCATTATTATGGCCCCTGTACCGTTAGTGAATAGTGAGTTTACACCAGACCAGCAATGGAGCGCTTCTATAGGCAAAGGTGTTGGGCACTATTTTTCTAAGCTTTCGCCTGAATATGCGTATGACAAAGTCTTTGTGGCAAGCCGCGACGGGCTAGTGAAAGCATTGGATTCTGAAACGGGTAATACTCTTTGGCAAACGGACTTAGAGCTCGAGGTTTCTGCTCGATTATCCGGCGGAATCATTGCGGCTTATAGCCAGATTTATATTGGCAGTGAAAATGGTGAGTTGATTGCACTGAATGCTGAAACGGGTGAACAAGCATGGCGTGTTGAAGTTGATGGTGAAGTTCTAGCGAGACCTGTCGCAGACAGTAATATGATCATCGTTAACACCAGTCGTGGCATGTTGGTCGCGTACGATCAAGCAACGGGGGAGCAAAAATGGACCATCAGTACTGATGTTCCCAACCTGACTTTACGTGGCGACAGTACCCCTGTGACCGTTTCTGGCGGTGTATTCTGGGGAACGGCAAACGGACGTTTAGCAGCGGCTATTGTTGAACGCGGACAACTGATTTGGCAACAACCAATTGGTATGCCTCAAGGCTCTACTGAAATTGACCGTCTCGTAGATGTAGACTCATCACCGGTCATCATCGGTGGCACGCTATATATAGTTGGCTTTAATGGTCAGTTAACGAGTATCGACCTTCAATCGGGTCGTCCAATGTGGAAGCGTTCATACTCTTCTGCAACGGATCTAGCAACCGATGGTAGCCGTCTATACGTAGTGACAGACAAAGATCACCTAGTGGCAGTCGATGCACGAAGTGGTACCGAGCTTTGGAGCAATAAAAAGCTTGAATATCGTCAACTTAGTGCACCGGTTATGATTAATAATCATGTGGTTGTTGGTGACTCGGAAGGCTATCTACACTGGCTTAATCGAAGTACTGGTGAGTTTGTTGCTCAACAACTTATCGATGATAGCGGTTTTGCTGTGGGACCTGTCGTGACTTCTGATGGGTATGTACTCGTAACACGCAATGGCGATGTAAAGAAACTGACGATCAATAAGTAA
- the der gene encoding ribosome biogenesis GTPase Der yields MVPVVALVGRPNVGKSTLFNRLTRTRDALVADFPGLTRDRKYGHAKSEEHEFIVIDTGGIDGTEEGVETKMAAQSLAAIDEADVVLFMVDGRAGLTPSDEAIAKHLRQIEKPSLLVVNKIDGIDGDAACSEFWKLGVDDMYQIAAAHGRGVTALIELALNPFAEALKIENGEINDLTEFEDEDEEQVEFTEEEAEEEFKRLQDQPIKLAIIGRPNVGKSTLTNRILGEERVVVYDMPGTTRDSIYIPMQRDDREYVLIDTAGVRRRKAINETVEKFSVVKTLKAVEDANVVLLLIDARENISEQDLSLLGFALNAGRSIVIAVNKWDGLDSEVKDHVKKELDRRLGFVDFARIHFISALHGTGVGHLFESVQEAYKSATTRVGTSVLTRIMKMASDDHQPPMVRGRRVKMKYAHAGGYNPPIVVIHGNQVKELPASYKRYLMNYYRKSLEIMGTPIRIQFQSSDNPFEGKSNKVTISQERKRKRLMTMMKGRKK; encoded by the coding sequence ATGGTACCTGTTGTTGCTCTGGTCGGGCGTCCAAATGTAGGGAAATCTACATTGTTTAATCGACTGACTCGCACTCGCGACGCATTGGTTGCTGACTTCCCTGGTTTAACACGTGATCGTAAATACGGCCATGCTAAATCAGAAGAACACGAATTCATTGTTATTGATACCGGTGGTATTGATGGCACTGAAGAAGGTGTTGAAACGAAAATGGCAGCACAGTCACTAGCCGCTATTGATGAAGCTGACGTTGTTCTCTTCATGGTTGATGGTCGAGCGGGATTGACGCCTTCTGATGAAGCGATTGCTAAACATTTACGCCAAATTGAAAAACCATCACTGCTTGTCGTGAACAAGATTGATGGCATTGATGGTGACGCAGCTTGCTCTGAGTTCTGGAAACTCGGCGTTGATGATATGTATCAGATTGCTGCGGCTCATGGGCGAGGTGTTACGGCATTGATTGAGCTTGCTCTCAACCCGTTTGCGGAAGCACTGAAAATAGAAAACGGTGAAATCAACGACCTGACTGAGTTTGAAGATGAAGACGAAGAACAAGTTGAATTTACTGAAGAAGAAGCAGAAGAAGAATTCAAGCGCCTTCAAGATCAGCCGATTAAACTTGCCATTATTGGTCGCCCGAATGTTGGTAAATCGACACTAACCAACCGTATTCTCGGCGAAGAGCGTGTTGTTGTTTATGACATGCCAGGCACAACTCGCGATTCTATCTATATTCCAATGCAGCGCGATGATCGTGAGTACGTACTGATTGACACAGCAGGCGTTCGCCGTCGTAAAGCCATTAACGAAACGGTTGAAAAGTTCTCGGTGGTTAAGACGCTAAAAGCCGTTGAAGATGCCAATGTTGTGTTGCTACTGATCGATGCTCGCGAGAATATCTCAGAGCAAGACTTAAGCTTGCTCGGTTTTGCCTTGAACGCTGGTCGTTCTATCGTTATCGCTGTTAATAAATGGGATGGACTGGATAGCGAAGTCAAAGATCATGTTAAAAAAGAACTGGATCGCCGTTTAGGTTTTGTCGACTTTGCTCGTATTCACTTCATTTCTGCGCTACATGGAACAGGTGTTGGTCATCTGTTTGAATCTGTGCAAGAAGCCTACAAATCGGCGACAACGCGTGTAGGGACTTCAGTGCTGACTCGCATCATGAAAATGGCCTCTGATGATCACCAACCACCAATGGTTCGTGGCCGTCGAGTTAAAATGAAATACGCGCACGCTGGTGGATACAATCCACCGATTGTTGTTATTCATGGTAACCAAGTTAAAGAGCTTCCGGCTTCATACAAACGTTATTTGATGAATTACTATCGCAAGTCTCTGGAAATAATGGGTACACCTATTCGTATTCAATTCCAAAGCAGTGATAACCCATTTGAGGGTAAGAGTAACAAAGTCACTATTTCTCAAGAGCGCAAGCGTAAGCGCTTGATGACCATGATGAAAGGTCGCAAAAAATAA
- a CDS encoding DASS family sodium-coupled anion symporter, with amino-acid sequence MLTSSNLRLLALAAIGVILWFSPIPEGLTTEAWKMMTVFVVTVISLIIAPLPLGAMALMGLTAATLLDVIPIRTALTGFAHPTIWMIAAAFFISRGFISTGFGQRVGYWFIAKLGHSSLGLAYGLILTDLLFAPATPSTTARCGGIISPLFRSVASAYDSDPEKGTENKIGAFLVQCIFQCNAITCAMFLTSMAGNPLAANFAKEQGVEITWAGWALAAIVPGAICLFLIPLVMYFVFPPELKKTPEMRLLARQKLKEMGAMSRDEWMVCITFIGMVSLWVLGPTLGIHSTVTALMGLVFLLFTRTITWDAVLQEKEAWHTITWFAVLVMMAAQLNKLGFIPWFGDMIGQSLSGFGWLTTLAILLLVYYYSHYLMASAMAHISAMYSAFLAIAIAAGAPPMLAAIVLGMFSNLYMSTTHYSSGPAPILFGAGFLSLQNWWKIGFVFSLIVIPVFFFIGGAWWKLLGMW; translated from the coding sequence ATGCTAACTTCAAGTAATTTACGGCTACTTGCACTCGCGGCGATTGGCGTCATTTTGTGGTTCAGTCCTATACCTGAAGGGTTGACGACAGAAGCATGGAAAATGATGACGGTATTCGTCGTGACCGTGATCAGTTTAATTATTGCACCGCTTCCGCTGGGTGCGATGGCTCTGATGGGGTTGACCGCAGCGACTTTGCTCGATGTCATTCCAATTAGAACCGCCCTCACAGGTTTCGCACACCCAACTATTTGGATGATAGCAGCGGCGTTTTTTATTTCACGAGGCTTTATCAGTACAGGATTTGGGCAACGTGTCGGTTATTGGTTTATCGCCAAGCTCGGTCACAGCTCATTAGGATTAGCTTATGGATTAATACTAACTGATCTCCTGTTTGCGCCAGCCACGCCCAGTACGACCGCTCGATGCGGTGGGATAATTTCACCACTCTTTCGCTCTGTTGCTAGTGCTTATGACTCCGATCCAGAGAAAGGCACCGAAAATAAAATTGGCGCTTTTCTCGTTCAATGTATCTTTCAGTGTAACGCCATTACCTGCGCCATGTTTCTCACCTCGATGGCAGGGAACCCACTAGCTGCGAACTTTGCAAAAGAGCAAGGTGTAGAGATAACCTGGGCGGGCTGGGCATTGGCTGCGATTGTTCCTGGTGCCATCTGTCTTTTTCTTATTCCACTAGTGATGTACTTTGTTTTTCCACCTGAGCTTAAAAAAACACCAGAAATGCGCCTACTTGCGCGCCAGAAACTCAAAGAAATGGGGGCCATGTCCCGTGATGAATGGATGGTCTGCATTACGTTTATTGGCATGGTCAGTTTGTGGGTACTCGGGCCAACTTTGGGAATTCACTCAACGGTTACTGCACTGATGGGGTTAGTCTTTCTATTGTTTACGCGCACCATCACTTGGGACGCGGTACTGCAAGAAAAAGAAGCATGGCACACGATTACTTGGTTTGCAGTGCTGGTTATGATGGCGGCGCAACTCAACAAACTGGGCTTTATTCCTTGGTTTGGTGACATGATTGGCCAATCTCTATCCGGCTTTGGCTGGTTAACCACTCTCGCTATCTTGCTTCTTGTGTATTACTACAGCCATTACTTGATGGCGAGTGCTATGGCACATATTAGTGCTATGTATTCAGCCTTCCTTGCAATTGCAATCGCTGCAGGTGCTCCCCCTATGCTGGCAGCGATCGTCTTAGGTATGTTCAGTAATCTATACATGTCGACCACTCACTACTCTTCTGGTCCCGCGCCGATATTGTTTGGCGCAGGTTTCCTGAGCTTACAAAACTGGTGGAAAATTGGTTTTGTTTTTTCTCTTATCGTAATACCGGTCTTTTTCTTTATCGGCGGAGCATGGTGGAAATTACTTGGGATGTGGTGA
- a CDS encoding sensor histidine kinase has protein sequence MASRFFPRSFMVHSTLLLCGALMLSSVGWWLVSTVRLNQVLAEQVALRAEVQSQQLAQLPTLLAAVEQRDTAKVSSIVDRLQVETDADFITVSDAQGVRLAHPIKSRIGLPVVGGDIDQALTKGVAYLSHGVGSLGPSVRYISPLFDQSGQVIGMIKVGYLKQSIAVLNEANLSPLLLFAGFSLLFSVMVAWRFSRYVRDKMQCLEPWQLNQALQTHQGVLQATHEGVMAINPQGEIYLVNDSARDLLGLCGLGSGGDKTPPLRIENLSVDAEVFALKGEDFLDRMVRINGRNLVMTRVTLASNDKKQVGAVFSLRAQKELHILSNKISQVDNYLESIRVTRHEYQNKISTVTGLLQLGHVDKALNVLLAQAKVDQANMDSVSPLESLPLISGLILANLGKAAEKGIHIDLTGLQGWNGLPALIGEQGLSSIIGNLIINSIDALEEATTDGWIRIIMYQTGSERVLSVSNNGPAIHVSLDVLCQLGFTTKGDYNEHGIGMHLVQSLVEDAGGYIELDSDKNETMFTVYFPEKVDV, from the coding sequence ATGGCATCAAGGTTTTTCCCCCGTTCATTTATGGTGCACTCAACCTTATTGTTGTGTGGTGCGCTGATGTTGAGCTCAGTGGGTTGGTGGTTGGTTAGTACTGTTCGTTTAAACCAAGTGCTGGCGGAGCAAGTGGCATTACGCGCTGAAGTTCAGTCTCAACAGCTCGCCCAGTTACCGACGTTGCTCGCCGCTGTTGAACAAAGAGACACTGCTAAGGTCAGTAGTATTGTCGACCGCTTGCAAGTTGAAACGGATGCTGATTTTATTACGGTCAGTGATGCTCAAGGTGTACGACTTGCCCATCCGATAAAAAGTCGAATCGGCTTGCCTGTCGTCGGTGGGGATATTGATCAAGCGTTAACAAAAGGGGTCGCCTATTTGTCCCACGGTGTTGGATCATTGGGGCCTTCTGTTCGTTATATTAGCCCTCTATTTGATCAATCAGGCCAAGTGATAGGAATGATCAAAGTGGGTTACCTTAAGCAGTCAATAGCGGTTCTTAACGAAGCAAACCTTTCTCCGCTACTTCTATTTGCAGGCTTCAGCCTATTGTTTTCAGTCATGGTGGCGTGGCGATTTTCCCGATACGTCCGGGATAAAATGCAATGCTTAGAGCCCTGGCAACTCAATCAAGCTCTTCAAACCCACCAAGGGGTTTTACAAGCGACTCATGAGGGCGTTATGGCTATAAATCCGCAAGGGGAGATCTACCTAGTGAACGATTCTGCCCGTGATTTATTAGGATTGTGTGGTCTAGGTAGTGGCGGTGATAAAACGCCACCATTACGAATTGAGAACCTTTCAGTAGACGCTGAGGTGTTTGCTTTAAAAGGTGAAGATTTTCTTGATCGTATGGTTCGTATAAATGGCCGAAATTTGGTCATGACTCGAGTGACATTAGCCTCAAATGATAAGAAGCAAGTGGGAGCCGTATTCAGTTTAAGAGCCCAAAAAGAGTTACACATTCTTTCTAATAAAATCAGCCAAGTGGACAATTACCTCGAATCAATTCGCGTAACTCGTCATGAATATCAGAATAAAATTTCGACCGTGACAGGGTTGTTGCAATTGGGCCATGTCGATAAGGCTCTCAATGTTTTGCTTGCTCAGGCGAAGGTTGACCAAGCGAATATGGACAGCGTTTCTCCGTTAGAATCTTTGCCACTTATATCCGGTCTGATATTGGCGAACCTAGGTAAAGCTGCTGAAAAAGGCATCCACATTGACCTAACAGGGCTTCAAGGTTGGAACGGTTTGCCAGCGTTAATTGGTGAACAAGGGTTAAGCTCAATTATTGGGAACTTGATCATCAATAGCATTGATGCACTGGAAGAAGCAACAACGGATGGCTGGATACGTATTATAATGTACCAAACAGGAAGTGAAAGAGTGTTATCAGTTTCGAATAATGGACCCGCTATACACGTTAGCCTTGATGTGTTGTGCCAATTGGGTTTTACAACAAAGGGGGACTATAACGAGCATGGCATTGGTATGCATTTGGTCCAGTCTTTAGTGGAAGACGCTGGTGGTTATATAGAGTTAGATAGCGATAAAAACGAAACCATGTTTACCGTTTATTTTCCGGAGAAGGTCGATGTATAA
- a CDS encoding response regulator has product MYKVLILEDDADIAALHSHFISRDKRFRVLGCIPTLKQAREALAITAVDLLIVDNYLPDGVGVDVFSSLQQLDKCPEAILVTAANDADTVQKALRHGAFDYLIKPLDYTRLMKSLDKFCEVQKTLAQSNQFAQGDLDQLFHHDSSGLKRLATDEHTLRQIVDQFCHSHIEMNVSTIAEIFGISKSTARRYLDKAVEQGDLDAFLAHGKVGRPTRIYRRPS; this is encoded by the coding sequence ATGTATAAGGTATTAATTCTTGAAGATGATGCCGATATTGCGGCCTTGCATAGTCATTTCATCTCTCGTGATAAACGCTTCCGTGTCTTAGGCTGTATTCCCACCCTTAAACAAGCTAGAGAAGCACTCGCTATTACGGCTGTTGATCTGTTAATTGTTGATAACTATCTTCCAGATGGAGTTGGAGTGGATGTTTTTTCTTCGTTGCAGCAGTTAGACAAATGCCCTGAAGCGATATTGGTGACTGCCGCAAACGATGCTGATACCGTGCAAAAAGCCCTTCGGCACGGTGCTTTCGATTACCTAATCAAGCCACTTGATTATACTCGACTCATGAAAAGTTTAGACAAATTTTGTGAAGTTCAAAAGACGTTAGCGCAAAGTAACCAGTTTGCACAGGGAGATTTAGATCAGTTGTTCCACCATGATTCGAGTGGCTTGAAAAGGTTAGCGACCGATGAGCATACACTAAGACAAATTGTTGACCAGTTTTGTCACTCTCATATTGAGATGAACGTAAGTACAATCGCAGAGATATTTGGAATAAGCAAAAGTACCGCAAGAAGATATCTTGATAAAGCCGTTGAGCAGGGAGATCTTGACGCATTTTTGGCTCATGGGAAAGTGGGTCGACCTACACGAATCTATCGTCGGCCATCGTGA
- a CDS encoding zinc ribbon domain-containing protein, giving the protein MSNNNCPECTTELEWDGAYLCVPCGEHYKKIGYCPECDKELEKLQACGSASYFCNSCNELKSKSRVKIVFEVINPV; this is encoded by the coding sequence ATGAGCAACAATAACTGTCCAGAGTGCACCACAGAGTTAGAGTGGGATGGTGCGTATTTATGTGTCCCTTGCGGTGAACATTACAAAAAGATCGGGTATTGTCCTGAATGTGATAAAGAGTTGGAAAAGCTGCAAGCCTGTGGTTCTGCGAGCTACTTTTGTAACTCGTGTAATGAATTAAAGTCGAAATCACGAGTGAAAATCGTGTTTGAAGTGATAAACCCCGTATAG
- the xseA gene encoding exodeoxyribonuclease VII large subunit — MSSLTNPNIFTVSRLNSEVRLLLENQMGIVWLVGEISNFSSPVSGHWYLTLKDSRAQVKCAMFKGNNRRVTFKPKNGQQVLVKARLSLYEPRGDYQLIIDSMQPEGDGQLQQQFDELKMKLAAEGLFAQTNKSQLPENPKCVGVITSKTGAALFDILDVLKRRDPSLPVIVYPTLVQGNDAAIQIAQAIGRANSRQECDVLIVGRGGGSLEDLWCFNNEIVARTIAASQIPIISAVGHEIDVTIADFVADMRAPTPSAAAELVSRDNSNKSQSFAAKQRNLINAMRHYMSLQSANVSQLTHRLDKQHPSVQFQQQSQQIDQLEARLVHASKQYLNHHQTSLNNLTHKLQLHSPAMQLSRQASHLSRSEQKLIDAMKSQLVNRRYQFNLMTEKLDTVSPLATLLRGYSITKDSRENVITHREQVKTGDQITTRLADGEIQSIVR, encoded by the coding sequence GTGTCCTCTCTGACCAACCCAAATATCTTTACTGTCTCTCGCCTTAATTCTGAAGTCCGATTACTGCTTGAAAATCAGATGGGTATTGTTTGGCTGGTCGGCGAAATCTCAAACTTCTCATCCCCCGTCTCTGGTCATTGGTACCTCACGCTTAAAGATTCCCGCGCTCAAGTAAAATGTGCAATGTTTAAAGGGAACAACCGTCGAGTCACATTTAAACCTAAAAATGGTCAACAGGTATTAGTGAAAGCGCGCCTTTCTCTTTATGAACCTCGCGGCGATTACCAGTTGATTATTGACAGTATGCAGCCAGAAGGCGATGGTCAGCTGCAGCAGCAATTTGATGAGTTGAAAATGAAGCTCGCCGCAGAAGGGCTATTTGCACAAACCAATAAATCTCAGCTGCCAGAAAACCCTAAGTGCGTGGGCGTCATTACATCGAAAACGGGAGCGGCTCTTTTCGATATTCTTGATGTACTAAAACGTCGAGATCCAAGCTTACCGGTGATCGTATATCCAACCCTTGTACAAGGTAATGATGCCGCAATCCAGATAGCACAGGCCATCGGACGAGCAAACAGCCGGCAAGAATGCGATGTTCTCATCGTTGGCCGTGGCGGTGGTTCTCTGGAAGATCTTTGGTGTTTTAATAATGAGATCGTTGCGCGGACCATCGCAGCCAGCCAGATCCCAATTATCAGTGCAGTAGGTCACGAGATTGATGTCACTATCGCTGATTTTGTCGCTGACATGCGAGCGCCGACGCCTTCAGCCGCAGCAGAACTGGTCAGTCGTGATAACAGCAATAAATCTCAGTCTTTTGCTGCAAAGCAGAGAAACCTGATTAATGCCATGCGTCATTACATGTCGTTACAGAGCGCCAATGTTTCACAGCTCACTCATCGATTAGACAAGCAACACCCGAGCGTCCAGTTTCAGCAACAAAGCCAGCAAATTGACCAACTGGAAGCTCGTCTAGTTCATGCATCAAAGCAATACTTAAATCATCACCAAACCAGTCTCAATAACCTCACGCATAAATTACAACTGCACTCTCCGGCAATGCAATTGAGTCGACAAGCATCTCACTTATCTCGCTCAGAACAAAAACTCATTGATGCAATGAAAAGTCAGTTAGTCAATCGACGTTACCAGTTTAATTTGATGACCGAAAAGCTAGATACGGTTAGCCCTCTTGCAACATTACTGCGTGGCTATTCGATTACTAAAGACAGTCGTGAAAATGTCATTACTCATCGTGAGCAAGTCAAAACAGGTGATCAAATCACAACTCGCCTAGCCGATGGAGAAATACAGTCAATCGTCAGATAG